The Candidatus Fusobacterium pullicola DNA segment GCTGATAGAATTAAATTTGCAAAGGAACAAGTCATAGAAACATTTAAAAAAGTTTTTCCATACATACTAGTAGGAGTTGGAATAGGAGCTGCTATACATAATTGGATACCAGAAAACTGGATAATTGGAATTTTAGGAAGCAAAAATCCTTTTGGAGTAATTTTAGCAACTTTAATAGGGATACCAATATATGCAGATATTTTTGGAACTATACCAATAGCAGAGGCACTTTTTGCTAAAGGAGCTAATTTAGGAAGTATTTTATCCTTTATGATGGCAGTTACAACACTGTCTTTACCATCTTTAGTTATGTTACGTAAAGCTATAAAACCTAAGTTATTAAAAGTTTTTGTAGGAATTTGTATTATTGGAATAATAATAGTTGGATATTTTTTTAATGCTATGCAACAATTTATAATATAAATGGGAGTAGGATATGAAGATAGTAGTTATAGGAGCTGTTGCAGCAGGAACTTCAGCAATGGCTAAAGCAAGAAGAAATAGTGAAGATATAGAGATAGTATGTTATACAGCTGGAAAAGATATAAGTTACTCAGGTTGTGGAATACCTTATTATATAGAAGAGGACTATATAACGAGAAAAAACTTGACTCCAAGAGATGTTAAATGGTTTAAAGATAGATTTAATATAGATATTCATATTTCTCATAGAGTTGAAAAAGTAGATGTAGAAACAAAAAAAATTCTGATAAAAAATGAGATTACTGGTGAAGTATTTGAAGATAATTATGATAAGTTAATAGTAGCTAGTGGAGCTAGGGCAAGAGAACTAAAATTTAAAGGGGAAAATATCTTTTATACTAGAAGTATAGAGGATGCAGAGCAAATAAAAAAATTTATTGAGAAAGAGCAACCTAAAACAGCTATAATTATAGGTGGAGGTTTTGTTGGATTGGAGATGGTAGAGAGTATCGTTTCAAGAGGAATACAAACTACACTCATTGAACAGAAGGATAGATTAGGTGGAAGAATAGATAAGGATATCAGTAGAGTATTAGAAAGTTATTTAAAAAGTCAAGGAGTAAATCTTATATTAGAAGATTCTGTTGAAAATATTAATGGTAATAAGATACAAACCATTGGTGGAAAAATATTAGAGGGAGATTTAATAATAGGAGCCATAGGGGTGGTACCAAATACAGACTTTCTAGAAGGAGCGAGGATTGAGCTTAGTAAGGAAAAAGCCATTAAAGTAAATAAATATTTAGAAACAAATGTAAAAGATATCTATGCTATTGGGGATTGTGTACTTTCTTATTTGAGTATAACTGGCGAAGAAATTTATATGCCACTTGGCTCTACTGCTAATAAAATGGGAAGAATTTTAGGAGATAGATTGACTGGTGGGAA contains these protein-coding regions:
- a CDS encoding FAD-dependent oxidoreductase codes for the protein MKIVVIGAVAAGTSAMAKARRNSEDIEIVCYTAGKDISYSGCGIPYYIEEDYITRKNLTPRDVKWFKDRFNIDIHISHRVEKVDVETKKILIKNEITGEVFEDNYDKLIVASGARARELKFKGENIFYTRSIEDAEQIKKFIEKEQPKTAIIIGGGFVGLEMVESIVSRGIQTTLIEQKDRLGGRIDKDISRVLESYLKSQGVNLILEDSVENINGNKIQTIGGKILEGDLIIGAIGVVPNTDFLEGARIELSKEKAIKVNKYLETNVKDIYAIGDCVLSYLSITGEEIYMPLGSTANKMGRILGDRLTGGNLEFKGILGTSIFKVFNLVVGKTGLSQEEAEERGYSIEVIHNIKPNQTEYLKSSREMLIKAIADKESGKLLGVQIVGENGVDKRLDVFATLLTYGATVDELFHIDLAYAPPFSTTKDPVAYTGMILDNAINRKNKIITPENLKSNISQYVVLDVRSKSQYDKEHIEGAMNIPLEELRERIEELPRTKKIVVHCNKGTTGNAAQNILINNGFEVYNLSGGFKNYKN